A region of Chitinophaga horti DNA encodes the following proteins:
- a CDS encoding TlpA disulfide reductase family protein, with protein MKTKFMLAAACCLPFSLMAQKGFTVRGKVGTQSAPAIAYLEYSDAGVKKKDSVLLNKGQFVIKGKVSHPVMAYLTVKHDTAAAKPYRSDNTQFYLENADITVTSPDSVYRAVVKGSRTNEEEAMLRRWQRPYKKSADSVTKAYYALTPEQRKDEAFLKDLRVVMAATQAGYDSVNRAFMKAYPASFISLNVFREVELAYNFNPDTAAARFARLPQQVRNSYAGKQIQKAIDTGKKTNLGMMAMDFQQNDSTGKPVKLSDFRGKYVLVDFWASWCKPCRAENPNLLVAYNKFKEKNFTILGVSLDDEKARRAWLMAVQQDNMPWTQISDLKGFKSEAAVMYGVNAIPTNFLVDPSGKIVARNLRGDDLQKQLAVLIK; from the coding sequence ATGAAAACGAAATTCATGTTGGCAGCGGCCTGCTGCCTACCATTCAGCCTAATGGCACAAAAAGGCTTCACCGTGCGCGGTAAAGTAGGTACGCAAAGCGCTCCTGCCATTGCTTACCTGGAATACTCCGATGCGGGCGTAAAGAAGAAAGATTCTGTACTGCTGAACAAAGGCCAGTTCGTGATCAAAGGCAAAGTAAGTCATCCCGTGATGGCTTACCTCACCGTTAAACATGATACGGCTGCCGCCAAACCTTACCGGAGCGACAACACCCAGTTTTACCTGGAAAATGCAGACATCACCGTTACCTCTCCCGACTCCGTATACCGCGCGGTAGTTAAAGGATCGCGCACCAATGAGGAAGAGGCGATGTTACGCAGATGGCAACGTCCATATAAAAAATCGGCCGACTCAGTTACTAAGGCATACTACGCCCTCACACCAGAGCAGCGTAAAGACGAAGCATTCCTGAAAGACTTACGCGTTGTAATGGCTGCTACGCAGGCCGGTTACGACAGTGTAAACCGCGCTTTCATGAAAGCCTATCCGGCATCGTTCATTTCGCTGAATGTGTTCAGAGAAGTAGAACTGGCCTACAACTTTAACCCGGATACTGCAGCTGCGCGTTTCGCCAGATTACCGCAACAAGTGCGTAACTCTTATGCAGGAAAACAAATTCAGAAAGCCATCGATACCGGGAAGAAGACCAACCTGGGCATGATGGCGATGGACTTCCAGCAGAACGACAGCACCGGCAAACCGGTGAAGCTCTCCGACTTCCGCGGTAAATATGTACTCGTTGACTTCTGGGCATCGTGGTGTAAACCGTGCAGGGCAGAAAATCCGAACCTGCTGGTGGCTTACAATAAGTTCAAGGAAAAGAATTTTACGATCCTCGGCGTATCACTTGACGATGAAAAAGCCCGCAGGGCATGGCTGATGGCCGTTCAGCAGGACAATATGCCCTGGACGCAGATCTCCGACCTGAAAGGCTTTAAATCCGAAGCAGCCGTGATGTATGGCGTGAATGCTATTCCTACCAACTTCCTGGTAGATCCCAGCGGTAAGATCGTAGCCCGCAACCTGCGCGGCGACGACCTGCAAAAGCAACTGGCCGTATTGATCAAATAA
- a CDS encoding SusC/RagA family TonB-linked outer membrane protein — MKRSASSKALLKYHLYLRASIGVIICLCLSLAANAQKPDSSKTISTFNGKQLFQETTGAFSQIQGKTVENVPIINNLNRMQGMLPGLFLMQNNGEPGDESASLQMRGKRTFRSNTPIVLVDGFERSMDLLDPNEIESITLLKDAAATAQYGLRGGNGIILVTTKRGAEGKIKITFNARAGVKAPTTTPKLLNSFQYATLYNEALANDGAAPRYSAADLEKYQNATKGIYENEMDRYLYPNINWYDQYVNESTWQQRYSVNVQGGNKNARYFLSAGYTGNSGLYKVDKAANTYNTNADFNMITLRSNIDVNVNKRFSLTLDLAGRQEQRTYPGERGDAALRVFRTLYKTPPNAFPVLTPDGKLGGSKDFPANPYGLLNKEGYSLYYVRSMFATLRGKHELDFITPGLSITGTVAFDSWYDMVTNRSKDFKVYDIRQPSGTVEYNPDGSIKYIETGTDTQMSSGVEYPGTRRILNYEGALNYQRTFGLHAITAVAAINQRIISSENNTDIPRAYLGSNGRVSYAYNKRYLAEFNYGFQGSEQFLPGNKFGFFPVGSLGWVISEEDFLKDNKWVNFLKLRGSYGITGNDDVGGYFLWFQKYATAGGTNFGYTSTGYNGFQETAFALNNVTWEKIRKTNVGIDATFLNNKLNVTFDYFYEKNQDIMIQPGLPYIMGIRFPDFPIGVIENKGFDASLRYTQQVGDVELSFLGNVSSAKNKVINRGEEKPRYDYQARTGRPLDGIYGLEAMGLFRDQAEIDANPRQTFGQVKPGDIRYKDQNGDGVIDAYDEVFLGQGGFPTLQYGLGLGAKFKGIDLSVLFTGHDGSQMGLTGESIWEFHDNGTVRDHHLGRFNPEDESTWDNASYPRLSLANKANNQRTSTYWLRDGKMVRLKTVELGYTLPASFAKRIRLENLRVYASGYNLATWSSTGLVDTEARSGHYVLYPIQRIINAGVTVTF; from the coding sequence ATGAAAAGATCAGCCTCAAGCAAGGCCTTGCTCAAGTACCATCTGTATTTGAGAGCTTCCATCGGGGTCATTATTTGCCTGTGCCTATCGCTCGCTGCCAATGCGCAGAAGCCAGACAGTTCCAAGACTATCAGCACCTTTAATGGTAAACAGCTGTTCCAGGAAACGACGGGCGCTTTTTCGCAGATCCAGGGCAAAACGGTAGAGAACGTGCCCATCATTAACAATCTTAATCGCATGCAGGGCATGTTGCCAGGCCTCTTCCTGATGCAGAACAACGGGGAGCCGGGCGACGAATCAGCCTCGCTGCAAATGCGCGGTAAACGCACGTTCAGAAGCAATACGCCGATCGTATTAGTCGACGGCTTCGAAAGAAGCATGGACCTGCTGGACCCGAACGAGATCGAAAGCATTACGTTGCTGAAAGATGCTGCTGCCACCGCGCAGTACGGTCTTCGCGGCGGTAATGGCATCATCCTCGTGACCACCAAACGCGGAGCAGAGGGTAAGATCAAAATTACCTTTAACGCACGCGCCGGGGTAAAAGCACCAACTACTACGCCTAAACTGCTCAACTCCTTCCAGTACGCTACGCTGTACAACGAGGCGCTCGCCAACGACGGCGCAGCTCCAAGGTACTCAGCAGCCGACCTGGAGAAGTACCAGAATGCCACGAAGGGCATCTACGAGAACGAGATGGACCGCTACCTCTATCCCAATATCAACTGGTACGACCAGTACGTGAACGAGTCTACCTGGCAACAGCGTTACAGCGTGAACGTACAGGGCGGCAACAAAAATGCCCGTTACTTCCTGTCTGCAGGTTACACCGGCAACAGTGGACTGTACAAAGTGGATAAAGCGGCTAACACTTACAACACCAACGCAGACTTCAATATGATCACCCTGCGTTCGAACATAGACGTAAACGTGAACAAACGCTTCAGCCTTACGCTGGACCTGGCGGGCCGCCAGGAGCAGCGTACCTATCCGGGCGAGCGTGGCGATGCGGCCCTGCGTGTGTTCCGTACGTTATATAAAACACCGCCTAATGCCTTCCCGGTGCTAACCCCTGATGGTAAACTCGGCGGCAGCAAAGACTTTCCTGCCAACCCTTACGGTTTGCTTAACAAAGAAGGCTACTCGCTGTACTATGTGCGCAGCATGTTCGCCACTTTACGCGGTAAACACGAGCTGGACTTCATCACACCGGGCCTTTCTATCACCGGTACCGTAGCGTTCGACAGCTGGTACGATATGGTGACTAACCGTAGCAAGGACTTTAAAGTGTACGACATTCGCCAGCCAAGCGGTACGGTGGAGTACAATCCGGACGGCAGCATCAAGTACATAGAAACAGGTACAGATACGCAGATGTCTTCCGGCGTTGAATATCCAGGTACCCGTCGTATTCTTAACTACGAAGGCGCACTGAATTACCAGCGCACGTTTGGTCTGCACGCGATCACTGCCGTTGCAGCTATCAACCAGCGTATCATATCCTCCGAGAACAATACCGATATTCCCCGTGCTTACCTCGGTTCCAACGGCCGCGTGTCGTACGCTTACAACAAGCGTTACCTGGCCGAGTTTAATTACGGCTTCCAGGGCTCCGAGCAGTTTTTGCCAGGTAATAAATTCGGCTTCTTCCCGGTAGGTTCTTTGGGCTGGGTAATCAGCGAAGAAGATTTCCTGAAAGATAACAAGTGGGTAAACTTCCTGAAACTGCGTGGTTCCTATGGCATTACCGGCAACGATGATGTGGGTGGTTACTTCCTGTGGTTCCAGAAATACGCTACTGCAGGCGGTACCAACTTCGGTTACACTTCTACCGGCTACAACGGTTTCCAGGAAACGGCTTTTGCACTCAACAACGTAACCTGGGAGAAGATCCGCAAAACGAACGTAGGCATCGATGCGACCTTCCTGAACAACAAACTGAACGTAACGTTCGACTACTTCTACGAGAAGAACCAGGACATCATGATCCAGCCCGGGCTGCCTTACATCATGGGCATCCGCTTCCCTGACTTCCCGATCGGTGTAATCGAGAACAAAGGCTTTGACGCATCGTTGCGTTACACGCAGCAGGTGGGTGATGTAGAGCTGTCGTTCCTCGGTAATGTAAGCAGCGCGAAAAACAAAGTGATCAACCGTGGCGAAGAAAAACCGCGTTACGATTACCAGGCACGCACCGGCAGACCACTCGACGGTATCTACGGTTTAGAGGCCATGGGCCTTTTCCGTGACCAGGCAGAAATTGATGCAAATCCAAGACAAACGTTCGGGCAGGTAAAACCTGGCGACATCCGGTATAAAGACCAGAACGGTGACGGAGTGATCGATGCTTATGACGAAGTGTTTCTTGGTCAGGGCGGCTTCCCTACCCTGCAATATGGTCTGGGACTGGGAGCTAAATTTAAAGGCATCGACCTGAGCGTATTGTTTACCGGTCATGACGGCAGCCAGATGGGCCTTACCGGCGAATCTATCTGGGAGTTCCACGATAACGGTACGGTACGTGATCATCACCTGGGCCGCTTTAACCCGGAGGATGAATCTACCTGGGACAATGCCAGCTATCCACGCCTCTCCCTCGCTAACAAAGCGAATAACCAGCGTACATCCACTTACTGGCTGCGCGATGGTAAAATGGTGAGACTTAAAACCGTGGAGTTAGGCTACACCCTGCCGGCAAGCTTTGCTAAGCGGATAAGGCTGGAGAACCTGCGTGTGTATGCAAGTGGTTACAACCTGGCTACCTGGTCGTCAACCGGCCTGGTAGATACAGAAGCCCGTTCCGGCCACTATGTACTGTATCCTATTCAGCGCATTATCAATGCCGGTGTGACTGTAACGTTCTAA
- a CDS encoding LacI family DNA-binding transcriptional regulator → MNKINIKYLAKELNLAISTVSRALRDSHEISPETKEKVFALAKRLNYQPNANASGLRAQETKMIAVVIPDMVNDFFSLVISGIEKVTQAQGYHILLYFTHGDHALEVSFINTLVNGRVDGVLLSITDESNDNEHLAQLNDKGIPLVLFDRVSERMDNVKVTSDNYESAITATKHLIDTGCKKIAYLKVDKSIPVGNIRKNGYLQALKKYSKQKTPLVVECPNNNDEAFAAIHNMLLAEKPDGIFASVEKLAVICYRVCEQANVKIPEDIKVISFSNLQTAALLNPSLTTITQPAFEIGETAARELLRIIRKKGSAKGDVVLQSRLIERKSTFRG, encoded by the coding sequence ATGAACAAGATTAACATAAAATACCTGGCGAAGGAGCTGAACCTGGCCATTTCCACGGTGTCACGCGCATTGAGGGACAGCCATGAAATCAGCCCGGAAACGAAGGAAAAGGTGTTTGCCCTGGCGAAGCGATTAAATTATCAACCGAATGCAAATGCGAGCGGATTACGCGCCCAGGAAACCAAAATGATCGCCGTCGTGATCCCGGACATGGTAAATGATTTCTTTTCGTTGGTGATCAGTGGGATAGAAAAGGTAACGCAGGCACAGGGGTATCATATTCTCCTTTACTTTACGCATGGCGACCATGCGCTGGAGGTGTCATTTATTAATACACTGGTAAACGGCCGGGTAGATGGCGTATTGTTGTCCATTACCGATGAAAGTAACGACAACGAACACCTGGCCCAATTGAACGATAAGGGTATTCCCCTGGTACTGTTCGATCGCGTGAGTGAGCGTATGGATAATGTGAAGGTGACGTCTGATAATTACGAAAGCGCGATTACGGCCACCAAACATCTCATCGACACAGGTTGTAAAAAGATCGCTTACCTCAAAGTGGATAAGAGCATCCCGGTAGGTAACATCCGTAAGAATGGTTACCTGCAGGCGCTGAAGAAATATTCCAAACAGAAAACGCCGCTCGTAGTAGAGTGTCCCAATAACAACGACGAGGCCTTTGCCGCCATTCACAACATGCTGCTGGCCGAAAAGCCGGATGGCATTTTTGCGTCGGTAGAAAAGCTCGCGGTGATCTGTTACCGCGTATGCGAACAGGCCAATGTAAAAATCCCGGAAGATATTAAGGTCATCAGCTTCTCCAACCTGCAAACAGCAGCGCTGCTCAATCCATCGCTGACTACTATTACTCAGCCGGCCTTCGAGATCGGTGAAACCGCCGCCCGCGAATTGCTGCGCATCATCCGCAAAAAAGGAAGTGCGAAAGGGGACGTAGTATTGCAATCGAGACTGATCGAACGGAAGTCTACGTTCCGCGGATAG
- a CDS encoding SusC/RagA family TonB-linked outer membrane protein has protein sequence MQVKLITLLLTVFICHVSAKTFSQTVTISGNHLKLENLLAAIEQQTGYTALYNEADLRNAAPVSVSVRDLPLKSFLDVVFTDQPLDYTIRRTTIFIRKKPSLPEKNDMTDAAALPPVKGRVTDSTGNVLPGVSITIMRGNSPIGVALTDVRGEFTIAVEVAKGDRLYFSSVGFESQMLTLDNTGASLNVVMKNAVKALAAFEVKTVNTGYQRIRPEQSTGAVSQISTKEYESRISTNFLDGLVNRLPGLMINNDVPFTVGTNSRPLFNIRGISTMSANQSPLIVIDGYPTELTMDMIDPNEIKSVTILKDAAAATVYGVRASNGVIVIERKQASLGKPKFAFRATAGFTPKENFQRYRWADDASAIVANYGKTVAERTVNATSWGQLFTNTGGSITRTAPYYILAQQAASIITPEQAASAFTDLENYDNIDDYSRLFLRPAVTQTYNLNVSGGTANALYYITANYTGNREPAINNDNNRLLFSARSNLKLSQRLSLELTTDYQERNINGAPELNITGIAPYERFQDVNGKPNYIVGSGISPYYNNVLIATGLYNHLYYPLTEVNEVSDKTRTINNRITANFNYNFGGGFDLAFGGIYETSRSDLRNLASENSSAARRLINSYAALNTDGTIKFNVPRGGYLTQQAATTTSITARAQLNYNKRFAGHHSINGILGAEVRNLVNKSNQSSYFGYNDETLLHQPIDFSGINNGAIRGTYGLSAPLQGMFTNWFDQQFTEDRFISGYANIVYAFKNTYSLTGSIRVDQSNLFGTNPKYKYKPLWSAGAAWNLHQEPFIQDIVWIRQLKLRTAYGFNGNVAKMSLPQVIAQAVMNNQTSPASPSLRMLSYANSSLRWEQTKNFNVGLDYELFKHVSGSLDYYRKHSSDLLGNSLIDPTIGVSPTLINKATINNNGVELALHADWISTKKLNWNTGLVMARNTSKVLEVYQRGDFGAHTISSIGYVKDYPVGALFGYRWGGLDTAGYPLVVSPKGTVYRTNVNTINNATAAAMASDTSGLTRHLGSSIPTINAGLSNRVDFGNFYVFCMINYYGGFKVRVPRANPSASRPLEGAGDYWKMKGDENNTDVMALIAYTSANSNNAYNFADKYVVNGDYITLADLTLSYSLDNAAFVKRAGFSHVELKAQASNIWTVGLNSYNYSRATGSFQKTYVTPSFTFAIFTNF, from the coding sequence ATGCAGGTAAAACTGATCACGCTCCTGTTAACGGTTTTTATTTGCCATGTTTCGGCAAAAACGTTTTCACAAACCGTTACCATTTCGGGCAACCATCTTAAGCTGGAAAACTTACTGGCCGCTATCGAGCAGCAAACCGGCTACACCGCGCTTTACAATGAAGCAGACCTTCGCAACGCAGCGCCCGTATCGGTATCCGTACGCGACCTGCCCTTAAAGTCGTTCCTGGACGTAGTGTTCACCGACCAACCGTTGGACTACACCATCAGGCGCACGACCATTTTCATCCGCAAAAAGCCATCGCTGCCGGAGAAGAACGATATGACCGATGCGGCTGCGCTGCCGCCGGTAAAGGGACGCGTTACTGACTCCACCGGCAACGTATTGCCTGGTGTGAGCATCACCATCATGCGCGGCAACTCCCCTATTGGCGTGGCACTTACAGATGTACGTGGTGAGTTTACCATTGCTGTGGAAGTGGCGAAAGGCGACCGTTTGTACTTTTCGTCCGTAGGATTCGAGAGCCAGATGCTAACGCTGGATAATACGGGTGCATCCCTGAACGTGGTGATGAAAAATGCAGTGAAGGCGTTGGCTGCGTTTGAAGTTAAAACCGTTAATACCGGTTACCAACGCATTCGCCCGGAACAGAGTACCGGCGCCGTTTCGCAGATCAGTACCAAAGAATATGAATCGCGGATCAGCACCAACTTCCTGGACGGCCTCGTAAACAGGTTACCCGGGTTAATGATCAACAACGACGTACCTTTTACAGTGGGTACAAACTCGCGGCCATTGTTCAACATCCGTGGAATTTCCACCATGTCGGCCAATCAAAGCCCACTCATCGTGATCGATGGCTATCCAACCGAGCTTACGATGGACATGATCGACCCGAATGAAATTAAATCTGTCACCATCCTGAAAGATGCGGCAGCAGCTACTGTATATGGCGTAAGAGCATCCAATGGTGTGATCGTGATCGAGCGGAAACAGGCATCGCTGGGCAAACCGAAGTTCGCCTTCCGGGCTACTGCGGGCTTCACGCCGAAAGAAAACTTCCAGCGTTACCGCTGGGCAGACGATGCTTCGGCGATCGTAGCCAACTATGGCAAAACCGTTGCAGAGCGTACAGTGAACGCCACCTCGTGGGGACAGCTGTTCACCAATACCGGCGGCTCTATTACGCGCACTGCACCTTACTACATTCTCGCACAGCAGGCCGCCAGCATCATTACGCCGGAACAGGCCGCCAGCGCATTTACCGACCTGGAGAACTACGATAACATCGATGATTACAGCCGTTTGTTTCTTCGCCCGGCCGTCACCCAGACTTATAACCTAAATGTATCTGGCGGTACCGCGAATGCACTGTACTATATCACGGCCAACTATACCGGTAACCGCGAACCGGCGATCAATAACGATAACAACCGGCTGTTGTTCTCCGCGCGCAGCAACTTAAAACTATCGCAGCGCCTGTCGCTGGAGCTCACCACCGATTACCAGGAGCGTAACATCAATGGCGCACCGGAACTGAATATTACGGGCATAGCACCGTACGAACGATTCCAGGATGTAAATGGCAAGCCAAATTATATAGTTGGCAGCGGCATCTCCCCTTATTATAACAATGTACTGATTGCAACAGGCTTGTACAATCATCTCTATTATCCGCTGACAGAAGTAAACGAGGTGAGTGATAAAACACGTACGATCAACAACCGCATCACCGCGAACTTCAATTACAATTTTGGTGGCGGTTTTGATTTAGCGTTTGGCGGCATTTACGAAACCTCGCGTTCCGACCTGCGCAACCTCGCGTCTGAAAACTCCAGCGCGGCCAGGCGGCTGATCAATTCCTACGCGGCCCTGAACACCGATGGCACGATCAAGTTTAATGTGCCGAGGGGCGGCTATCTGACGCAGCAGGCGGCGACGACTACGAGCATTACCGCACGCGCGCAACTTAACTATAACAAACGTTTTGCCGGCCATCATTCGATCAATGGTATTTTGGGGGCAGAAGTACGGAACCTGGTGAATAAAAGCAACCAATCGTCCTACTTCGGCTACAATGATGAAACACTGCTGCACCAGCCGATCGATTTTTCCGGCATCAACAACGGTGCGATCCGTGGCACTTACGGACTTTCGGCGCCTTTACAGGGCATGTTTACCAACTGGTTCGACCAGCAGTTTACGGAAGACCGGTTTATTTCCGGTTATGCTAACATTGTGTACGCCTTTAAAAACACTTACTCCCTTACTGGTAGCATCCGTGTAGATCAGTCCAACCTGTTTGGTACCAATCCTAAATACAAGTACAAACCGTTATGGTCTGCCGGTGCCGCGTGGAACCTGCACCAGGAGCCATTTATACAGGATATTGTGTGGATCAGGCAACTGAAGTTGCGTACTGCGTATGGCTTCAATGGTAACGTAGCTAAGATGTCGCTGCCACAGGTAATTGCGCAGGCGGTGATGAATAACCAGACCTCGCCCGCCAGTCCGTCGCTGCGCATGCTATCGTATGCGAACAGCAGCCTGCGTTGGGAGCAGACGAAGAACTTCAACGTAGGGTTAGATTACGAGTTGTTCAAACACGTTTCCGGCAGCCTGGATTACTACAGGAAACATAGCTCTGACCTGCTGGGCAACTCACTCATCGATCCTACGATCGGTGTAAGCCCCACGCTGATCAACAAAGCGACGATCAATAACAATGGCGTGGAACTGGCTTTGCATGCAGACTGGATCAGCACTAAAAAACTGAACTGGAATACCGGGCTCGTAATGGCGAGAAATACCAGTAAAGTGCTGGAAGTATACCAGCGTGGAGACTTTGGTGCGCATACTATCAGTTCCATCGGGTACGTAAAAGACTATCCCGTTGGTGCGCTGTTCGGTTACCGCTGGGGCGGCCTGGACACCGCAGGTTACCCATTAGTAGTGAGCCCTAAAGGCACCGTGTACCGTACAAACGTGAACACGATCAATAATGCAACAGCGGCAGCGATGGCCAGCGACACCTCTGGACTTACGAGACACCTTGGCTCATCCATCCCTACAATCAACGCGGGTTTGAGCAACCGGGTCGACTTTGGAAATTTCTACGTGTTTTGCATGATCAATTACTACGGCGGGTTTAAGGTAAGAGTACCCCGTGCTAATCCGTCAGCCAGCAGGCCATTGGAAGGTGCGGGTGATTACTGGAAGATGAAAGGCGATGAGAACAATACCGATGTAATGGCACTTATTGCCTACACCAGCGCCAACTCTAATAATGCCTACAACTTTGCCGATAAATACGTAGTAAACGGCGATTACATCACCCTGGCGGACCTTACCCTGTCGTACAGCCTGGATAATGCCGCCTTTGTAAAACGAGCCGGTTTCAGTCATGTGGAGCTGAAGGCACAGGCCTCCAACATCTGGACCGTTGGATTAAACAGTTACAATTATAGCAGGGCGACCGGTAGTTTCCAGAAAACATATGTGACACCATCGTTCACCTTCGCCATTTTCACCAACTTCTAA
- a CDS encoding discoidin domain-containing protein has translation MTQFMPQSVTINMNREVTFTGLNYYLPTVLNYPNLGGYPTSIKIETSMNGTTWTDKGTFAGNVSNNMQSILFGQTTARFVRFTALASVKYSNTYDAIFISGIGLLP, from the coding sequence ATTACGCAGTTCATGCCGCAGAGCGTTACGATCAACATGAACAGGGAGGTGACTTTTACCGGGTTGAATTACTACCTGCCTACGGTACTGAACTACCCTAACCTTGGCGGCTATCCAACCTCTATCAAAATAGAAACCAGCATGAACGGTACTACATGGACAGACAAAGGCACATTTGCCGGGAACGTCAGCAACAACATGCAGTCCATTCTCTTCGGGCAAACCACGGCGAGGTTTGTGCGCTTCACCGCGCTGGCCAGCGTAAAATACAGCAACACCTATGACGCCATATTTATCAGCGGTATCGGCCTGCTGCCTTAA
- a CDS encoding DUF1735 domain-containing protein, which produces MQRIYIAIICPLLILLAACSKDSSPALLPEGSISFKLSEGKDTIEMPLSILKDSAVVLKLQAAFTGSTSGNHWITFAIDTTKIRDYRARFGQGILVPAPHYLFFKSNVRLSAGATESDTAQLNIGQQTKLMEYSTYVLPIVIQSVDGEPEGAASGRVIYFVFKTGKPLFINKQGWTIAAFTSQNGTNAPTGLLDEKQPDYLLGQ; this is translated from the coding sequence ATGCAAAGAATATATATCGCTATCATTTGTCCGCTGCTAATTTTACTGGCGGCCTGCAGTAAAGACAGCTCCCCTGCACTGCTGCCGGAAGGAAGCATTTCTTTCAAACTATCGGAAGGTAAAGACACCATTGAAATGCCTTTATCTATCCTGAAAGATTCAGCCGTTGTACTGAAGTTACAAGCTGCCTTTACCGGCAGCACGTCCGGCAACCACTGGATCACCTTCGCGATAGACACCACGAAGATCCGCGACTACCGCGCTAGGTTTGGACAGGGCATACTGGTTCCTGCACCGCACTACCTGTTCTTTAAGTCCAACGTGCGGTTGTCTGCCGGCGCTACGGAGTCCGACACGGCGCAACTGAACATTGGCCAGCAAACGAAGCTGATGGAATACAGCACTTATGTATTACCGATCGTCATACAATCCGTGGATGGCGAGCCGGAAGGCGCTGCTTCCGGAAGAGTGATCTATTTTGTATTTAAAACCGGCAAACCTTTATTCATCAATAAACAGGGCTGGACGATCGCGGCATTTACGTCGCAGAACGGCACGAACGCACCAACCGGCTTGCTCGACGAAAAACAACCTGACTACCTTTTGGGCCAGTAA
- a CDS encoding RagB/SusD family nutrient uptake outer membrane protein: MKKQTYKLLPILLCCLSLTGCDKYLGITPKGKKLLSTVADYDQWLNDEFLAYGAGRSQSLVNILGDNYDFVSIPTPPAKPAELLYVWASQFSPDINIAPMFWGEHYGNINLYNTVLVGIDNAQAGTAAQKRSLKAEALLGRAWEYFNLVNEYAQPYDSATADTDLAVPFVTSNDVSQTVPGRSTTADIYQHIITDITAAIEDLPADNSANRFRGSKAAAYSLLARVYFYAGNYADARTNAALALSNSAAEMLDYNAAAPLSNLLSIRKDAIFARMVAANDVPTLEYMRSFATNDLRVRKLFYSTDGYRFTTRGATLHFPNLVTPTLMYANLGTSVQEMKLMIAECAARSNDLAVALQQLDEVRKNRFAAASYVRFESASQEAVLQEVLKERYHELGFNGLRWFDMRRFDKENRMPAVNRYNAQGAVIATLEPHSPRYTLQIPVQVISFNPGMPQNP; this comes from the coding sequence GTGAAAAAACAAACATATAAACTTCTGCCCATCCTGCTTTGCTGCCTGTCCCTCACCGGCTGCGATAAATACCTGGGCATCACCCCCAAGGGTAAAAAACTGCTCAGCACTGTAGCCGATTACGACCAATGGCTGAACGACGAGTTCCTCGCTTATGGCGCCGGCCGTTCACAGAGCCTGGTCAACATCCTGGGCGATAATTATGATTTTGTAAGCATTCCTACTCCACCAGCGAAACCGGCAGAACTGCTGTACGTATGGGCATCGCAATTTTCCCCCGACATCAATATAGCACCAATGTTCTGGGGCGAGCATTATGGTAATATCAACTTGTACAATACCGTGCTGGTTGGCATCGACAACGCCCAGGCAGGCACCGCCGCACAAAAAAGGAGCCTGAAGGCCGAAGCATTATTGGGCCGCGCATGGGAGTACTTTAACCTGGTGAACGAATACGCACAACCGTACGATTCCGCTACCGCCGATACCGACCTTGCCGTGCCTTTCGTTACGTCGAACGACGTATCGCAGACCGTTCCCGGCCGCAGCACCACCGCTGACATCTATCAACATATCATTACAGATATTACTGCTGCCATAGAAGACCTGCCGGCCGACAACAGTGCTAACCGTTTCCGCGGATCGAAGGCGGCGGCATACAGCTTGCTCGCACGCGTATACTTTTATGCAGGCAATTATGCAGACGCCCGTACAAACGCAGCCCTGGCGCTCTCTAACAGCGCCGCCGAAATGCTGGATTACAATGCAGCGGCGCCTTTATCAAACCTGCTGAGCATTCGTAAGGACGCCATCTTTGCCAGGATGGTGGCCGCGAACGATGTGCCTACCCTGGAGTATATGCGCAGCTTCGCCACGAACGACCTGCGTGTAAGAAAGTTGTTTTACAGCACCGATGGTTACCGATTCACCACCAGGGGCGCTACCCTGCACTTTCCGAACCTGGTGACGCCTACATTGATGTATGCTAACCTCGGCACCTCCGTACAGGAAATGAAACTGATGATCGCCGAGTGCGCAGCCCGTAGTAATGATCTGGCCGTCGCTTTGCAGCAGCTGGATGAAGTGAGAAAAAATCGCTTCGCTGCAGCAAGTTATGTGCGTTTCGAATCTGCAAGCCAGGAAGCCGTATTACAAGAAGTATTAAAGGAAAGATACCACGAACTGGGCTTCAATGGGCTTCGCTGGTTCGACATGCGCCGCTTCGATAAAGAGAACCGGATGCCTGCCGTTAACCGCTACAACGCGCAAGGGGCCGTTATTGCTACCCTGGAGCCGCACAGCCCGCGCTACACCTTACAGATTCCTGTGCAGGTGATCAGCTTCAACCCCGGTATGCCACAGAATCCTTAA